The sequence AAGTCTCAAATCATATATGGATGAGATGGACAGTCAGCTTGCATCAACCAATATTGGGAAAAGCTTCACCACCCAGCCAAGAATGGTATGTTTAAGCTTAGAAACCTAAGCTTTTGGTTTTCTTCTAAAATTTGGCCTTGCCTCTGCTAGTGAGCTTGTATTTTCATCAGGATTTATGTTTAAAAGGAAACTCTATGTAGTACTAATGAAAACATGAGTTTCTGTTGCTGTGCATTTATTACAGGTTGAACCTAGTAAAGACTGTTCATCCCAAAATACTGACAGTGATTTGAAAGATGATCTTGGAGCGGGAGCTGCTGACTTGAGGCCTGTGGATATAGATCTCAACCTCGTGGCCAATTTGCTGGAATCCTATACCGCTCAAGATGGACTAGCAGGACCAGTCTCCAATATTCTTCAGAGCATGGGGGTACATTTGCCTGAAAATACCGACCATAAGCCTCACTAGTAGTCTGAGGAGGCCGTAATCTGGATACATAATTTAGGATTCTGCTGTTAGACAACAACAGTGCCCCAagaaacaggtttttttaaaatgagggaTAAAGGTTTCAACCTGCAGGTCAAGTGCTTCACTTtgcaagcagtttaaaatatgtTGAGAAAGTTTTCTTCATTAAAGTCTCCTGTGGTCTTTGTGGAGTCTGTTTTCTAAGTACAGTCTGTTGTTGCCATGAAGAAGTCATCTTGATTTCTTATCAGGCTAAAGAACAATGGAGTCTAAAATATTTTTCTAAAAGCCTTTTTATCTTCATTAGAAGATACACAAACATTTCCTTGCTGCAATTTTTTCTTTCCGGTACCTATGAGCCTACCACTAGCACATCGACGCCAAAGGCCTTGCTCGTACAGTGCAACAGCATCCatcaccagcagaagaggaactGCATTAGAGGAGCACATGGTGGACAGGACAGAATGGTAGGGTCCAGCCCACTGTGCTGTTCTTTACACTGTGAAGTCCCAGAAAATTCATTGTTTGAAATAGCTGTTTTGAGTTACCTCTGGCACCAACTGAAAGAGGACCttctgttcattttgttttctggTAATAATACAAATGAACTGCTAAGTTCAGAAACCATTAAAGAGTACTCTTAAACATTGAAAAAggattcttttcatttctttaCAATATGATATAAGTAGAAAGCTAAGTGGATACAGGAAaagctttgctttgttttgttatttatttgatctctaggctgcccctccctgcagagcagactcgaggcagcttacaagatAAAATTTATATCAagattaaaatcataaaacataacCACAAAGCCGATACATAGACCAGTCGTTATTAATAATGGAAAGGCAGAGCTCCAATAATTAAATCAGTGGGATTATGCAGTTGTTTCCATttcccctggtgaggaagggGGGCCCATTTTGATGTTCTGTTGCttgttttggcctcaaccatatacctggtggaacagcACAGTTTTGCAGACCCTTCAGAACTTTGATAGTTCTTAATGGGCCTAGATCTTCACTGACAACTCATCCCATCAAGCtgcagccaggactgaaaagtccctggctctTGTCAAGGCCAAATGCACTTTTTCAGGagcagggatcaccaacagatgGGAACTATCAGAGTGcaatgctcttcaggggacatagggGGAGGGGTGCTCCCTTAGATATCAATGAGATCCGGCAGACATTACATGATCTTAAAATATCTTCATTCTGTGTTTTCCAGCTAGGTCAGCACTAGAAGCTAGACAGGTACAGAAATTCTGCAGGGGCTGAATTGGCAGGGCAGCCTTTGAACTGCCCGTCAGCAGGAAGTCCAGGCCGGCTTTGGTCCACAATATGGTTCCTTGGCCAGCTGTTGCTAAATCAGGTTTGTTGTACTAAACCAGTTTCTCACCCGTAATATTTACAATTACTGCTAATTCTGTTTTTTGCCAAAGGATGTTGGAATTTGCCAGAGTGAAATGTAACATGTTTAATTGAAAATTACTGACAACTTGTAAAAGTGTGTGGCAGCTCAAAGCAAAACAGCAAGCGAGGCCCAGCCCTGCTGAGAAGCTTGGGAAGAAAGTCCTTTTGGTAAAGCAACCCATTTCCCCAGAGGGAAACCCTTACTGTTCTCCAGTGGGCTTCAGAGCCTTTCCTTCTAGTAGACTGCTACCACCTGATCCCTGCCCCCTCTCATCAGTTTGATGGCAAGAGCTTATTCGAACTGGGGCTGCTTTATACGACAGGAATCAAGGCAATTGTTTCCTCTTAACTAATACAGTCTTTTATTCGGAACTCTTGAGAAAGTGCAGATTAAGAAAGGAAACTAAGAAGGAAAAGATTACTAGCCACCGTGGAACTTCTAAATCCCAAGCATCTTATCTCCTCACCGTATTGAAAAATTCAAATGGGTGTATCTGTGAAGAGGATACACTCCCCCACAGTCAAGCAGACCCATATGATGGCTgatggctgcgcctgcctcttccccctcccccccagcagcaagaagctagctgggccgcgagcgaagccgcttcagcggccgcttctctcgcggcctggtgaacttctcgctgtggggggggagaggcaggcgtggccagtGGCCCATTACCGTGGCCGGTATCGGGCCACGGaacgggggttgacgacccccggttTATAGAATTACAGGCTTCTTCCCTATGTAAATTATATTATCCCTGTAGTCTTGAGGGTATGTGTTTTTTTCCTTGTGCATATAACATGCTTTAGAATCCTTTGTCTGGGATGTTATGCTCTCCTGTTTCTGCTGGACTAGCTCTTGGCCCAAGGAAGGGTCACAACTCCCACACAGAGAAGTTTTTGCCAGAGAAGGAAGAATAAAGGCTGCACAGCTAAGTTCCAAGCCTGTCTTTTAGTTGGAACTGAGCAGGTCCCTGGAGAGAAAAGGGTTATGCACAAACAAAATACATATCACAGCTGCTTGTAACTACCCTCAGGATATCTAGAATAGTTCACGCTTAACTGAGAATAAGTTCAGCTCATTTATGAGACTTCCATTGTGAATTACAATTGCATTTTGCCACCAAGGAAAGACCTTATAGCTGTTTAGAAAGATGGGTTCAACATTTACTTGGAAAGCTGAAGGCCAAAGAAACCTTCAGTCTTCCCATGTTTTCAGGCAAGGATCCCATTTGGGTCACTGTCAGCCAGCAGTAGTTATTACTACATTGCTCTGTGTGACACATGTCTAGTGAACCAACTTGAAGGAAGGGTAATTGCTGTGCCTTCCACATTTTGACTGATAAGCAAAATTTTGACCTAAACCTGAACTCTCTATAGCTGGTTgaagttccatctgaaaaaactATTtaagaatgagattttttttcaaaataaatgagCTTCTGATCTCTGCACTTCTTGCAATCAATACTCATCATTGTTCCATTGCTACAAGCACAAACCTTTtttctgaacctggaggttcAGTGGGCTAACTAGCTATTTCCTGCAAAAAGCAATGTTTTATGTAGACAGAAGGATATAGTGACTGGCATCAGAAGACTACATTAAAGCAAGCTAGTGCTATAATGAGTTGTAGGTGTACTTGAAGCATTAGTGCTTTGAAAGACTTACCTATGTCGTCTGTGGTTAATTTCCCCCAAGTAATCCTCAAGTATGGATAAAATAATACAGTTTGGAATGAAAATTTCAGGATGCTACTACATATTGCTTGTCATTttatattagggatgccagcctaataccacttcttaaaaataataataaaatcagaatggACTAGTCTTTGCATATTTTTCTTATTAACACATTTACACATACTGGAGAAAGGGCTGGGTTGGATGTGATAGTTGGTAGGCCAGGGAATTGACTGGAAAACAGTTCCCAGGGAAAAATATATGTGGAAAACATTACACCATGTCCCCATACATTTACTAAGGAGAAAAACAGCTCCATAGGACTCAACCCATTCTACATTTGCAAATCTTTATTTCAATTTCAATACTTTCAACCATTAGTTGGTGGGCTTATGGATAAAACAAAAACTGCACAAATCAATAACATGctaagtttgttttaaaatgtatgcatGAAATCTAGCAATAACTTCCAGTCTACCCACATCATTTGAAAACTACCATTTCAGAGTACTGTAACTACTAGAGCATTGTACAAGAGATCCCAATAGATCAGCAGACATTACATGATCTTAAAATATCTTGGTAAAAAGCATGCCCCTGCCTCTAGCCTCAACCCTGAGAATATCCTGTCCCAGGATGTATTCTGATAGGGAATTCTACAGCAGCAGTCCTTGAAGTCtcttttttaatttcagaaattTCATGGACTTCCACCTGATACTATTAGAATCCATGTTTGAGGAAATACATAGGCAAAAGGCTACCATTAGTTCAGTTATGCTTTTAActgaatttgtattttattaatgacaatattttaaaatagtaatatTTCAATGTGCAAAGACATTGAATCATTCTACAGAAGGTACATGAGCCTATTTTTTATACTATTTAAAAAGATGACTGATATTGATTCCAGAGACTAGAAGGATGGCTGAAGCCATTAACGTTTCAGCCTTAGTGCTGGTTCCGCATCCAGCTCGTTTTGGTGTTTAGATTTCAATGCAACAAGTGCTGCCAATCCATTTTCCCAATGGACTTTCAACCCTTCATAGATCAACAGGTAGATGCTTATTCATTTTGACCTTAACCTGACTGTTTTGTCTGTGGTGGTGATTTCTTCAGGCAGTCATACCAGAGATGAGAAGAGCTTGTtgcaaaagcagcagcaggacaggATAAGAGCCTTGGCtgggtgttggaatatgcaagatctatggtGCGCATAATTCAAAATCATGTGAAGATACatggtgtgcatgattcaaaagtccTCCCAGCCTGGTTGAGATATGGAAAGGACTAGTGACACCACCCAACATGGAGGCTGCCCGACCAAGAGCAGCTCCTAAAAGAGCCACAGCCCACACCTCTATCCGAGGCACATACATTTTTACCTTGTCACTGGAGATGGAAGTTGGTGGGCAATGGGAGCCAATATGACTTCACCCAAGCTTCTTAGGACGAATGGTTCTCCTTGTGAGCAGGGAAGCAGTTTCCTGGGCTAGTACAACCCCGATGGGGTCCTACACCTGATGTTGGCCTGGTGCCACCTACCTGTACGGAGGATTCCCAGTCAGCAGCTGGCCTTGGATACAGTTGGATGAGACCTGGCTGCTCTGgaagctagtctgggagtgggtAGCGAaggcacaggtgtgtgtgtgtggggagtatGGACATCTGCCCAAGCTGCATGGATCTGCAGAACTCTTGAAATAACTCTGCAGCCCCCAGCCCAAAGGTTGAGAACTATTGTTCTGGAGCTCTGGCCTAAGTGTATGCCTTCTTCCTGCAACAAAGttcctggaattttaaaaaaacatacctaCTTTGAGTACTACTTCAAGTAGGATGCCAATGTCACAAGAGCTACAGTCATCCAGCAGGTTACTGGAAGCAAATGTTTCTAAGCAGGTACGACGGCCTGCTTCTTAACCCACTCCTGAATCAACCTGTGGGCGATGGCTTGCTTAGGTGGCACCCAGAATGAGTGGCTGTCATCATCCTCTTGGGAAGGCTTAGGTGCCCTTCTAAGGGCTTGCTCTACCTCTTCAAGGCTGAACCACTTGGCAGCTTCTAGTTCCTGGCTGTTGATACTGATCTGGAAAAGGAAAGATGTAAAACTAGCCCCTACAGAAATAATCAAGGAGTGTCATAATGAACACCTATGTAGTGCTGGGGTTAAGATAAATAAGGCAGTCTCCAGACTGAAAATCCCCCAAATTCACCTATTCTTCCCATCTGCAGTGTAGGATAACAGTACTAACATGTCCTACTGAGCTGGCGTAAAGATGGCTGGAAATTATGCAGCACTCTGAGCAACCCAAATTCACTATATGAACACCAGCTTATATTCAGCCTTACAGTTTAGAGGGGGCAGACATTTTTGCTGATTTCACCACTGCTGCCCACTAAAcctgcacaaccccccccccccgccgatttTATCAGGAAACATTCAAGAACAACATAGTGGGATTCTTCATCAAAAAAGGAATTCATTAAAAATCAGCAAGATTAAAATTTGCATATCTATCTTAATATGAATGAGTGCTGGCCACTTGGTGAATTATAATAATCATATATTtgtgtggtagaaagtgccattagCCCATAGACGACGTATGGCGACCCTGAtgcagctttcaaggcaagagacgttcagaggcggTTTCCGATTACATGCCTCTgggtcacaaccctggtattccttggagctctgccaataaataaataactaaattcaAATACtgcccagggccaaccctgcttagcttctaagacctgGTGAGGTCAAGATAGTATGGACTATCTAGGTCAGGGTGGTTGGCTACATGATTGGGAAGAATTAGCCCCATGGTCTTGAGTTTATAAGTCTGCCAAAGACAGACTTCATAGTCACCGATTTCATCACGAATATAACTGCTTTAGATACATCAAGACAATGGAAGTTCAGTAGTCACCAAATCAAGCAAACTTCACTCAAGAAGAAAAGGACCCACCCCAGCCCCATTTCTTACCTTGCTCTGTTGTGGACACACCGTAGCATGACAGGCTATCATCAATGTGCTGTTTGGGAATGGCCAGTGTTGAGAAGCAGAGTACCAAAGAGACTCTACTTCTAATCCCACCTCTTCAGCCACTTCCCGTCGAACTGTCTCTTCCAGACTCTCACCTAGGAACAGAAAGCTGGGCTTCACATCCTATGAGAAACACCCTTTTAAAAGTGCAAATAACAAGTACAGAACCCCTAGTTCCTTGACTGGCAGTTtactggagcagtggtccccaacctttattaggctggggaccggcagggcattgggccgcgcccgcagggaccgcgcaggccacgcccacgcttccggccgcgcccgcgagccgcgcccggccgcgcccgcggaccgcgcccgcggatcgggtcgcgcccggccgcgcccgcggaccgcacccgcggatcgggccgcgcccacgagccgcgcccggccgcgcccgcgggccgcacccgtggatcgggccgcactctcgggccgcgcgggcgcggcccggccctgattccctctccccgccctcccgcagtaagtagcttcccgggctgcaagcttgtggcccgggaagttttttactgcgggggggaggggcggggagagggagccgcggcccggcgccatggcctttgcggcccggtgccgggccgcggcccgcaggttggggaccactgtactggAGCATCATCATCAAAACTCTTCCAGTGATATGGACCATGCAGACATACAAAGTTTTCCTTTTGAGGTTGGCTCCATACAATTAATTAATGCATTTCAACTAAATATAATCCTAATTTTCAACTAATCCTTGGTCTTTTCcactttctttttttactgttgttgcTTAGATCTTTTTTCTGCACTTGGTCACTTTGATATTACATCGTTGTATCTGGGAAACACTCCAAAGATAATGATGTAATATTAAAGCAATCATTGGGGGAGCAaaacatgttgggggggggaagcagtacaGGAAcataagcaacaacaacaacaaaaatgcagaaAAGCTCCTTAACtaatctgagagccagcatggttgagCCTCAGTGCTAAGatctgaaagacccaggttcagatctgtCACAGAAGGTGGCTAGGTAGCCTCGGGACAGTCATGCCCtatcagcctaacatacctcacagggctgttgtgagagtaaaatagAGGAGGAgtgtgatgtaagctgctttgggtccctgtcgGGGagaaaggtatccctgtgcatgcaccgagtcatgtctgacgcttggggtgatgccctcaagcattttcttggcagactcaatgcagggtagtttgccattctcttccccagtcattaccgttttaccccccagcaagctgggtcagggagaaaagcagagtacaaataaTTTACCCAATAAGGAGCACAAAAGCACCAAATGACAAAAATATGCTGACATGGGATTTCAAATACAAGGAGTGAAGTGCTGATCGTGTTCAcggttttaactttttaaaaatatgtccttATCCACATAAGTACAGAAGTAATGAAGCTTCCTCTGAAAAACCAATTTAGTGGAACTGATAGAGATTTCTAAAAGCATTGGTGAATGACAGATCTACATAAGCATGCCCCAACATCATTCTTCTACATGTGGGAACATAATACTATCCcaaaagtatttaaaataaatacctaactttattcattttcatttatttatttattgaatgtataGACTGCCCTTCTCAGCAGACAAGCTGTGGGTAGTTATGACATATTAAAATTCTagttaaaatacaatgaaaatggCAAAACCAATAAATATCCCATAGTGTTCCGATTATCCCATTTCTCAATAATTTGTTCAGTGATGGGATGATCTGGAGAGGGGGTGGCCCATaagattttatttacttgttctggtctcaatcataaacctggtggaataggGCCATTtgacaggccctccagaatttaAGTAATTCTGTCAGGGCCTGTGTCTCTGCTGGCAACTTATCCCACCAGGCTGGAcccaaggctgaaaaagctctggttgaggccagctgtacTTCTTCTGGGCCAGTGACCACCAATATGTTGTTCTTAGAGGACTGTGGCGTTCTGGGGGCATAATGGGAAAGGCAGTCCCTTTAATACTAGTAATCCACAAGTTCTACACGCACATAATCCCTGGTTCATCTCTTAGTCATCTCCCATCCTCTCTCATATGCAGCATTAGTCTGCTAAGGCATGGAAAGCCATGAGCAATTCCTTGATCTCTGTAGTGCTCGTAAATTTTGGTAATTCCATGTAATGTCATAAGCAAGCCAGTACTGACCCCCACAACTCGCAAAATTTTCCTCGTGTGGGTCTCTGTGCTGAGACAGCACTACACACTACTTTGTGGCACACAGTTAAATTGTGCATCCATGTGTATATCAAATACAACCAACATGCTTCCTTACCCACGTCACAGAAGCCAGCCAGAGCAGTGTACATCCCTTTAGGAAACGATGCTTGCCGTACGAGAAGACACCGACTCCCATCAGACACCAAAGTAATAACCACTGGAGCCATCTAAAAATTGCCCCAAGGCACAAGAAGTTAAATGGCAGCCCAGAGACCAGCTGGCCACTAAGTAGAATTCAAAACAGCCATTGAAAACAAAGTCCCACAGGAATCTCTGTGGAATGTGTAAGGAGTGTAACCGGCCTACATTATGGCAGCATTTTCTGACTTCTATAGATTAGAGCAAAATAATGAGAGTGAGGATTCTGTTGAGGACTCTGGGCTGCAGTCATGGTCAGCCTTAGCATCTTTGCCAGCCAAATCAAAGTCTCGGGGCCTtaccagatgtgtgctgggagatCCCACTTGAGAGCTTCCAATGATTTCTTAAAGACACATGCCCATCGAGTAGATCAAAGCTAGAGAGAAAAGATTTTAAGACTCTCTCAGCGCTGTTCTCCCAACTTGAGATGGTGGTCCAAGGGAACCACCCTTTCCCCCACTGGGCTAAACTGCCACAGTCTGAGCCAAATTGGGCCACTGCTAAAAAGTTTCTGAAAACTCTGAACACTCTAAGGCCCTATTTTCCTCACAGTATaccagctgcctcctcctcctctgcacccCTGACCAGCCTCCTCTTACAACTATGTATGCCTTCAAGAATGGTGCCGCAGGCATACATTTGACCATCCCTGAAGAAATTGATGATCTTCTTGCTACTTCCCagtcctccagagcagtggtccccaacctttttatcaccggggaccggtcaacacttgacaattttactgaagccggggggggggggtgtagtcttttgctgatggatgtcactgctgcctgctccacttgctttctcgcaggtgcccctgacttcctgccacccgctgggcaGTGTCACACTgaggagggagccccagccatggtggccgctggagagcatcaaaggtgagccggtggcagaatggcagggcagcccttgaggcagcagccggggaggaggatgaggaggagccacggccctgtaccaactgatctgcggaccagtaccggtctccactGCTCCAGAGGATTGAGCTGATGAGGTTAGTCAGTTTCAGATTTTTCCCTGTCACCAAATCCTGCTTCTGCTGAGATGCTCAGGCTGGCCTTCTCTGCTCTGATGGAGGAGCAAAGATCAAAGAGAAGAGCCGAGCTAAACCTATTTGACTTGGCTCTAGAACTGCTTCTAGAGACAGAGGAAACCACTTCCCCCTCTGCAGTCCCAAGGTCAACTCACAATAACACAATCTTGAAGTGCATAAACACATTCTAGGTcaaggctggccaaactgtggctcacccaGTTGGCAGGGCATCTCTGATCCCACTCAGATGCTCACCTGTGGGTAATAGATTATTTCACTGCTGTGGCACACCCGTTTGCTCCCAGACAGGTTCTTCTCGGTGGGTTGGCCAGTCCTGCCACAATACTTATTGTTGTTATGCCAGCGAAGGAGAGCCTGAGCCTACAAATACCAAtagtcacatgaacacatgaagcggctttatactgaatcaaatcCCCCTGTccctcaaaatcagtattgtctactcaggctggcagtagctctccccCCAAAGTCTACACCAAGGCAACTCACTGGAGCAGgctctgcttcccccacccacacctcAACGTCTACACTAGGGCAACTCATTGGGGGCAGGCTGtgcttctccctccaccccaatgTCTACATTAGGGCAACTCTTTAGGGCaggctgtgctccccccccccccaacttctacaccagggcaactcattgaGGCAAGTGCTGCTGCTTCTCTGCCTCCATGCCTGAGCTAGGCACTGGGGCCAGCTCCATTTCCACCCAGCACATTCCGAGGGCGGCAGGAAGTTTGGGGCGGAGAGatgactccttatcagccctcCCTGACTGAGGGCTCTCttccaatgagagccagtttggtgtggtggttaggagggcagacttctaatctggcatgccgggttcgactctgcactcccccacatgcagccagctgggtgacctttgagcctccttcgggtagagaaaagcggcatataagaacccattcttcttctttttcagtagaGGCTCAGCTATAGGGGAGGGCTATTActggctgagggccaatcaggtagcaagtgacaCGTCATTTCTGAAAATGTATGGTTTACTGATGATTGTTCTAATAATCCAAATCGTACATAATGCCCTAAAGATAATAAGGGCAAGAGATggtaaggcaactgtaagctgctttgagactctttcgagtagtgaaaagcaaggtataaacccaacttttcttcttcaaagcagaaaGAGAATCGGGGTGTTCGAAAAAGGAAACCttcacagagaagaagaagaaaacttggaGAAGCACTGCACAGAGGCTAGGGAACTGTGAGGTAAGAGAGGCtgtatttcacatttttatttgaaACAACTAAATCTTGGCAGGCTTGCAGTGAGTATCACATACAAGGCCCATCAAGGCCTTGGCCTGTCATATCTGCAGGACTATCTCACTCCTGTGTTCTCCTGCAACAATTCTGCTTTTCTGGGCTATCCCTACAAATGGACAAGATCAATAACTGCCCATGTGTTCTGTCATGGCCCCCACTTTTATAGAGTAACCTGCCGGTAGAGGTCAGGAGGGCTGCCGCCCTCCCCCGAGCTTCCCCCAAACAATGCTAAACTGAATGATTCATTTTTACATAGGGAATACAGCTATACCGTAATAGAATGGTTTAGAAAGATGCTTTAATAAAGATAAGGAGACTGAACTATACTATTGTGTACACTATGTACTATGAGTTGCTGTATGTGTTCCACTAAGTAATTTCTGTATTGTTTAACTTCATGTTAATACTTGAGAGCCGGCTAAAAGACGctacctctaatctggagaactaggtttgattccctggctcttcctccacatgcagccagctaggtgaccttaggaCCATCAATTCTTACAAAGTTCTcttagcttcacctacctcaccaggtgtctgtggtgaggagaggaagactgggtgattgtaagccacttcgagactccttccggtagtaaaaagcatcacatgcaaaaacagctcttcttctaatgcttgctgtcagatttctgcaatcctaaACCTGTTGATTGCATTGTCCTGTGTACTCCCccctgagtctcagcaagaaagacaGATTACAAATgacataataaaattaaaatttaccGAGAAAATCAGTGCTTTATCTTCCTCTTCTAACTGGAAGAATGCTTTCCACAAATCTGCAAACGATCCATCAAGTTCAGATTCAATGGCAACTTTCTCCAAGGATCCTGGAATTTAACAAATCTGCAGGAATCAGATATTTGGGTTATTACCCCCTTCTCCCACCTCCCCTTTGTTTCCAATTATCACCACATAATTACGGCATAACAGTTGAGACTAGCCTGTTCTCATCAAACCTCGGAAGCTAAACTGGGTGGGCCTTGACCAGTATTTcgaatggagaccaccaaggaataccagggtcaggaTGTGGAAGCAAGCTAGGGCgggaccacctctgaatgtttcgtGCCTAGAAAACCccaccatgagtcagttgtgacttgatagcaaaaccCCAAAAAGTTGATACCATGGTTCTCCCGCATCATGCCCAGGGGAACATGGTCCTCCCAAAATGAAGTCATGTTCAGAGAAACCAACTTTGTAAAAAgtgcaaggaagaaaaaaaaaacttgcaaaaaCTTCAGTGGACTGTGAGGAGCCTCGGAAGAACGTCTCATAAGTGGTTAATGGGCAAGAAAAAAGCAAGTaaaagtttctccccccccccaccttccagtATTCCCTCTAATTTTTGTCCCTACTGAATGGAGCAGTTCCCAGCCGGCTGTAATCTCAGAATGGGCGATGCAAGGCTCCAGGCcgctgctgagcagggcttcctgtgttgagcagcagcctctcatgcCCACTTCTTAGGGAACAcggcctccttccccctctcaagcagcctGCCCTTTGTCTCGAAACTCCCAAGAGCTGGGCAGCATCACAAGCAaagtattcccccctccccttagcaaAGCCCTGACATTCTGACCTAGATCCAAAGCAAAGTATGGCGTACATTCCTCTGAACAGCCGACCAGCACGGAGTCCTCAATCCGCCTTTCACTCTGGCTGTGTTTCATGAGGATCCTTTTCATGTCTAAAAATCAGAAAGCATCAATGCAATCTCAGTAGATGTCACTCTTTCTTGCCATTTTCTGCAATCCAGGATAGCAGAACTGGAATGACGATGTTACAGAAGACGCCCACATAACCTAATATAGTTTGAACATCAGAGATTTTAGTTTTActttttagttttagtttttagttttttttggggggggaacacAGCCATTTCAGCATTAAGGATCTCCTCCATCTACCTCCCCCATT is a genomic window of Paroedura picta isolate Pp20150507F chromosome 8, Ppicta_v3.0, whole genome shotgun sequence containing:
- the NUDT13 gene encoding NAD(P)H pyrophosphatase NUDT13, mitochondrial isoform X2, producing the protein MVVPGFCHAAYRKVPSLCYRFCSTYIRRMRYLSELKEDDDACRRVYNSGSFFLFHNLSPFLQQRGKTLLAPKLNAPGSLEKVAIESELDGSFADLWKAFFQLEEEDKALIFSAQALLRWHNNNKYCGRTGQPTEKNLSGSKRVCHSSEIIYYPQMAPVVITLVSDGSRCLLVRQASFPKGMYTALAGFCDVGESLEETVRREVAEEVGLEVESLWYSASQHWPFPNSTLMIACHATVCPQQSKISINSQELEAAKWFSLEEVEQALRRAPKPSQEDDDSHSFWVPPKQAIAHRLIQEWVKKQAVVPA
- the NUDT13 gene encoding NAD(P)H pyrophosphatase NUDT13, mitochondrial isoform X1 produces the protein MVVPGFCHAAYRKVPSLCYRFCSTYIRRMRYLSELKEDDDACRRVYNSGSFFLFHNLSPFLQQRGKTLLAPKLNAPDMKRILMKHSQSERRIEDSVLVGCSEECTPYFALDLGSLEKVAIESELDGSFADLWKAFFQLEEEDKALIFSAQALLRWHNNNKYCGRTGQPTEKNLSGSKRVCHSSEIIYYPQMAPVVITLVSDGSRCLLVRQASFPKGMYTALAGFCDVGESLEETVRREVAEEVGLEVESLWYSASQHWPFPNSTLMIACHATVCPQQSKISINSQELEAAKWFSLEEVEQALRRAPKPSQEDDDSHSFWVPPKQAIAHRLIQEWVKKQAVVPA